The window TGGGGAACTTATCAGTTTTTCGGTGGTGTCCTGAGCGGCTGGTTTGGGCGGCAGGGTTTTCTCCAAGATAAACTCTTTTAATGTCATCCCGGAAAAAGTGGCCAAAGTCTTGATTTTCCGGCGCTGCTCTGGGTCGATTTCAATGGTGAGACGGCTCATACCATCAATATTGTCCAGATGGATGCTATGGTAAACCTTTCAGGCCGAACCCCGCAAGGATCTTGCACGTCTGGTCAACGACGATTAAAAGTGAGCACTGACGACAATTAAAAGTGACCAGTGGATGACCTGTGGTCCCGTCGGTAAAACCTGCGCTTGCAAAAAAGGCATCACCATCCCCGTCCACAATATCACTGTGGTCAGATATTTCCTGAAAGAGGATAAGTGTTTGTCTAATCTCAACATCCTCGGGTGATTTAAAAGAACTTATCCTCCCTCGGAAAGGAATTTGCTCGGGGCTTTCCAATGCGATTTTCTTCCAAAGCCCTTTTACACGTCCTTAACAATTTTGTTGTTGGTAAACATAATCGTTTAACAGGGGGGAGGGGAGATTTGAGGGGTGAAAGAGGGAAGGTGTAAACTCATGAAAAACTTTTTTATTCTTATACTGGTGACCTGTTTTACTTCGGTTTTATGTGCGGGGGAAGTCAATCTCCTCAAAAATCCGGGGCTAGATTTATTGGAGGATAATCCGAAACAGGCGGAGGGCGTCCCGGCCCGCGGGGTTAAGCAAATTGCTTTTTTTCTGGAAGGAAAAGATAATTCCGGGTTGATTTCGAAATGTTTTCGGGGCAAATTGTTTCGAGTCATACAAGTGTGAATCACAATTTCCCGGAGTAAACTAACCTTAACTTTCTTATCCTTATGAAAACCCTCGTAATCGATGTCGGTGGTACTCATGTCAAAGCGCTTGCAACTGGGAGGAGGGGGCCGATTAAGATACCTTCCGGCCCTAAAATGACTGCCCAAAAAATGGTCACTGAAATCATGAATGCCACCGCTGACTGGAAATATGATGTTGTCTCGATCGGTTACCCGGGCCCGGTGGTGCAGGGGTTACCGCTGAAGGAGCCGCATAACCTCGCCAAAGGCTGGGTCGGGTTTAACTATAAAAGTGCTTTTGGGCGCCCGGTCAAAATCATTAATGATGCGGCCATGCAAGCCCTCGGCAGTTACCAGGGTGGACGGATGCTTTTCTTAGGGTTAGGCACCGGGCTGGGGTCGGCTTTGATTGTGGAAGGGGTTCTTGAACCGATGGAGTTAGCCCATTTGCCCTACCGCAATGACAGGACATACGAGGAGTTTTTGGGTGTGCCTGCCCTAGAGAAGGATGGCAAAAAGAAATGGCTCAAACACCTTGCCGAAATCGTGACTATTCTGAAAAATGCATTCCAAGCTGATTACATCGTCCTCGGGGGAGGTAATGCGAGGCTGGTGGAAAAAATCCCCGATGGAGCCCGGTTGGGCGGGAATGAAAATGCTTTTCTAGGCGGATTCCGCCTATGGATGAAAGCTTACAACCGTCCAAGCACCCACCGATTCACCCATTAAACAATGGCTCATGCGGGGGTGGGGAAAAATAGGCTTTTTCTACTTGTCGGGATGGAGGTGTTTGGCGAGGAATCTCTCCATCGTGGCGTAGAACTCCATACGATTTTCTTCATTATGGAAACCGTGTCCTTCATCGTCCTTCACGAGGTACTCGACTTCGACGCCCCGTTTGCGGAGGGCCTCGACGATCTGGTTTGATTCCGCGATATTTACACGGGGATCTTTGGCACCTTGGACAACGAGGAGGGGGGCTTTGATTTTATCCGCGTGGAAAACCGGGGAGGCGGCCTTTAGCATATCGGTTTCCTTCTCGGGATGGCCGACTTGTTCATACATCATTTCCAGATAAGGTTTCCAGTAGGGGGGGATAGTTTTCATGAAGGTGAGGAGATTCGAGACACCCACATAATCGACACCGCAGGCATAAAGATCAGGGGTGAAAGCCAGTCCGGCGAGAACCGCATATCCGCCGTAGCTACCCCCGTAAATACCGACTCTTTTAGGGTCAGCGATACCTTGATCGATGAGCCAATGCACGCCGTCAGTGACGTCGTCCTGCATTTTTAGGCCCCATTGTTTGAATGAGGCTTCCCAGAATTTCCGGCCATAACCTGT of the Verrucomicrobiota bacterium genome contains:
- a CDS encoding DUF1778 domain-containing protein, whose product is MSRLTIEIDPEQRRKIKTLATFSGMTLKEFILEKTLPPKPAAQDTTEKLISSPRNAARLRKALTTPDSKNRAFESIEDLKNALGI
- a CDS encoding ROK family protein, whose product is MKTLVIDVGGTHVKALATGRRGPIKIPSGPKMTAQKMVTEIMNATADWKYDVVSIGYPGPVVQGLPLKEPHNLAKGWVGFNYKSAFGRPVKIINDAAMQALGSYQGGRMLFLGLGTGLGSALIVEGVLEPMELAHLPYRNDRTYEEFLGVPALEKDGKKKWLKHLAEIVTILKNAFQADYIVLGGGNARLVEKIPDGARLGGNENAFLGGFRLWMKAYNRPSTHRFTH